From the genome of Lathyrus oleraceus cultivar Zhongwan6 unplaced genomic scaffold, CAAS_Psat_ZW6_1.0 chrUn0032, whole genome shotgun sequence, one region includes:
- the LOC127112070 gene encoding uncharacterized protein LOC127112070, whose amino-acid sequence MNPERKSIHNYKFVEPPLAVLRGLGARLDLTHKDAFKETYGNLLSILNTEVNITDVHTLVQFYNPPLRCFTFQEYQLAPTLEEYSHILGIRIKNQVPYIRTKELPEYRELAEALHIGKKEIELNLKPKGGIHGFTSKFLVDKAITFAEAGSWTAFNVHLALLIYRIVLFLNIEEFVDLAAIHIFLTQNLIPTLLADTYYSIHVRTQKKKGTIVCCTPLLYRWFISHLPSEGPFVENKDNLKWSQRIMSLKAGDIPWYSRVYDGVKLILSCGDFPNVPLLGVEEPELVKKIVKAWGLIYPQGRAEMGKKNCIAKEAYTSWVKSRVSEVLLPFPPEPSMDLQSSELENQPNSEMDELKKVIKTLEKENVDLKSKLAKISLEKEILKFNLNQKRDRVHQADDEVQTEVFKRLKVGDTLKGTYASLMTKNKQLAEAQYRAGKAELEHMEQMKKLQSLLEACKKELKDERSCNKQLEVTLRQNQYELNQKLEEIQKLKEQSHGNPNNSNIQLNERPENPSGRGKIVVNNSPSEGSVMLGKWIACLSPKSHAYYEELLSNYF is encoded by the exons ATGAATCCCGAGAGGAAGAGCATCCATAATTACAAGTTTGTGGAACCTCCATTGGCTGTATTGAGAGGGCTTGGAGCACGTTTAGACCTGACTCACAAAGACGCCTTCAAGGAAACGTATGGTAACCTGCTGAGTATTCTGAACACCGAGGTCAACATCACCGATGTGCACACCTTGGTGCAGTTCTACAATCCACCACTAAGGTGCTTCACTTTCCAAGAATATCAGCTAGCGCCGACATTGGAAGAGTATTCTCATATTTTGGGTATCAGGATAAAGAACCAAGTGCCCTACATCCGCACTAAGGAGCTTCCTGAATATCGAGAACTTGCTGAAGCTCTGCATAtaggaaagaaggagatagaaTTAAACCTGAAACCAAAAGGTGGAATCCATGGCTTCACCTCTAAGTTTCTCGTGGACAAAGCTATCACTTTCGCTGAGGCTGGAAGCTGGACGGCCTTTAACGTCCATCTAGCTTTACTCATCTATAGGATTGTGCTGTTTCTGAATATAGAGGAGTTCGTAGACTTGGCTGCTATTCACATCTTCTTGACTCAGAACCTGATTCCCACTCTCCTTGCTGATACTTACTATTCCATTCACGTAAGGACCCAGAAGAAGAAAGGGACTATCGTTTGTTGCACCCCTTTACTGTATAGATGGTTTATTTCGCATCTACCCAGTGAAGGTCCCTTCGTTGAGAACAAAGATAATCTGAAGTGGTCCCAGAGGATCATGTCCTTAAAAGCCGGAGACATTCCTTGGTATTCTCGAGTATATGATGGTGTCAAGCTCATCCTCAGTTGTGGGGAttttcctaatgtgcctcttcttg GAGTCGAAGAGCCAGAGTTGGTCAAGAAGATTGTCAAGGCTTGGGGGTTGATTTATCCTCAAGGAAGAGCAGAGATGGGTAAGAAGAATTGTATCGCCAAGGAAGCCTACACCAGTTGGGTCAAGAGCAGAGTCAGTGAGGTCTTATTGCCGTTCCCGCCGGAACCATCCATGGACCTCCAATCTTCTGAGCTAGAGAACCAGCCTAATTCTGAGATGGATGAATTGAAGAAGGTTATCAAGACTCTAGAGAAAGAGAATGTCGATCTCAAATCCAAACTTGCTAAAATCTCATTGGAGAAAGAGATCCTGAAATTcaatctgaatcagaagagggACCGAGTTCACCAAGCTGATGATGAGGTACAGACCGAGGTTTTTAAAAGACTCAAAGTGGGTGACACCCTCAAAGGGACTTATGCCAGTCTGATGACCAAAAATAAGCAGTTAGCCGAAGCCCAATACCGAGCTGGTAAAGCAGAACTAGAACACATGGAGCAAATGAAGAAACTTCAAAGCCTTCTAGAAGCTTGTAAGAAGGAATTAAAGGATGAAAGAAGCTGCAACAAACAACTAGAAGTCACCCTTCGCCAGAACCAGTACGAGTTGAATCAGAAGCTAGAAGAGATCCAAAAGTTGAAGGAGCAGTCACATGGGAACCCAAACAACAGCAACATACAGTTGAATGAGCGTCCTGAAAACCCCTCCGGCCGAGGGAAGATAGTTGTGAACAATTCCCCATCCGAAGGAAGTGTGATGTTGGGAAAATGGATCGCCTGCTTGTCTCCCAAATCACATGCTTACTACGAGGAGTTGTTGTCTAATTATTTCTAG